A single Pseudomonas putida DNA region contains:
- the rplQ gene encoding 50S ribosomal protein L17, with product MRHRKSGRHLSRTSSHRKAMFQNMAVSLIEHELIKTTLPKAKELRRVAEPLITLAKEDSVANRRLAFDRTRSKSAVGKLFNDLGKRYATRQGGYLRILKCGFRAGDNAPMAYVELVDRPVGGAVEAAE from the coding sequence ATGCGTCATCGTAAAAGTGGACGTCACCTGAGCCGTACCAGCTCTCACCGCAAGGCTATGTTCCAGAACATGGCAGTGTCGTTGATCGAGCACGAGCTGATCAAAACCACCCTGCCGAAAGCCAAGGAACTGCGCCGCGTTGCCGAGCCGCTGATCACCCTGGCCAAGGAAGACAGCGTTGCTAACCGTCGTCTGGCCTTCGACCGTACCCGTTCGAAGTCCGCTGTTGGCAAACTGTTCAACGACCTGGGCAAGCGTTACGCCACCCGTCAGGGCGGCTACCTGCGCATCCTGAAGTGCGGTTTCCGCGCTGGCGACAACGCGCCTATGGCGTACGTCGAGCTGGTTGATCGTCCGGTCGGCGGTGCTGTAGAAGCTGCTGAGTAA